A single region of the Chionomys nivalis chromosome 23, mChiNiv1.1, whole genome shotgun sequence genome encodes:
- the Furin gene encoding furin → MELRPWLLWVVAAAGALVLLAADARGQKVFTNTWAVHISGGPAVADSLAWKHGFHNLGQIFGDYYHFRHRAVTKRSLSPHRPRHSRLQREPQVKWLEQQVVKRRTKRDVYQEPTDPKFPQQWYLSGVTQRDLNVKEAWAQGFTGHGIVVSILDDGIEKNHPDLAGNYDPGASFDVNDQDPDPQPRYTQMNDNRHGTRCAGEVAAVANNGVCGVGVAYNARIGGVRMLDGEVTDAVEARSLGLNPNHIHIYSASWGPEDDGKTVDGPARLAEEAFFRGVSQGRGGLGSIFVWASGNGGREHDSCNCDGYTNSIYTLSISSATQFGNVPWYSEACSSTLATTYSSGNQNEKQIVTTDLRQKCTESHTGTSASAPLAAGIIALTLEANKNLTWRDMQHLVVQTSKPAHLNANDWATNGVGRKVSHSYGYGLLDAGAMVALAQNWTTVPPQRKCIIDILVEPKDIGKRLEVRKSVTACLGEPNHITRLEHAQARLTLSYNRRGDLAIHLVSPMGTRSTLLAARPHDYSADGFNDWAFMTTHSWDEDPSGEWVLEIENTSEANNYGTLTKFTLVLYGTAPEGLSTPPESSGCKTLTSSQACVVCEEGFSLHQKSCVQHCPPGFTPQVLDTHYSTENDVEIIRASVCTPCHTSCATCQGPAPTDCLSCPSHASLDPVEQTCSRQSQSSRESRPQQQPPALHPEVEVEPRLQAGLLPSHLPEVVAGLSCVFIVLVFGTVFLVLQLRSGFSFRGVKVYTMDRGLVSYKGLPPEAWQEECPSDSEEDEGRGERTAFIKDQSAL, encoded by the exons ATGGAGCTGAGGCCCTGGTTGCTATGGGTGGTAGCAGCAGCAGGAGCCTTGGTCCTGCTAGCAGCTGATGCTCGTGGccaaaaggtcttcaccaacacTTGGGCTGTGCACATCTCTGGAGGCCCAGCTGTGGCTGACAGCCTGGCATGGAAGCATGGGTTCCACAACCTGGGCCAG ATCTTCGGTGACTATTACCACTTCAGGCACAGAGCAGTGACAAAGCGGTCCCTGTCACCTCACCGCCCGCGGCACAGCCGGCTACAGAGGGAGCCTCAA GTAAAGTGGCTGGAGCAGCAGGTCGTAAAGCGAAGGACCAAGAGGGACGTGTATCAGGAGCCCACAGACCCCAAGTTCCCCCAGCAGTGGTACCTG TCTGGTGTCACTCAGCGAGACTTGAATGTGAAGGAAGCCTGGGCACAGGGCTTCACAGGTCACGGCATTGTGGTCTCCATCCTGGACGACGGCATCGAGAAGAATCACCCTGACTTGGCAGGCAATTAT GATCCTGGAGCCAGTTTTGACGTCAATGACCAGGACCCCGACCCCCAGCCTCGGTACACACAGATGAATGACAACAG GCACGGCACTCGGTGTGCAGGTGAAGTGGCAGCAGTGGCCAACAACGGTGTCTGTGGTGTAGGTGTGGCTTACAACGCCCGAATTGGAG GGGTGCGCATGTTGGATGGCGAGGTGACTGACGCAGTAGAGGCTCGTTCGCTGGGCTTGAACCCCAACCACATCCACATCTACAGCGCCAGCTGGGGCCCTGAGGACGATGGCAAAACTGTGGATGGGCCAGCCCGTCTCGCTGAAGAGGCCTTCTTTCGGGGAGTTAGCCAG GGTCGTGGGGGGTTGGGCTCCATCTTCGTCTGGGCCTCGGGGAATGGGGGCCGGGAGCATGACAGCTGCAACTGTGACGGCTACACCAACAGCATCTACACCTTGTCCATCAGCAGCGCCACGCAGTTTGGCAACGTGCCCTGGTACAGTGAGGCCTGCTCCTCCACGCTGGCCACCACCTACAGCAGTGGCAACCAGAATGAGAAGCAGATT GTGACAACTGATTTGAGGCAGAAGTGCACAGAATCTCACACGGGCACCTCAGCTTCTGCCCCGTTGGCAGCTGGCATCATTGCTCTCACCCTGGAGGCCAA TAAGAACCTCACCTGGCGGGACATGCAGCACCTGGTGGTAcagacctcaaagccagcccaCCTCAATGCTAATGATTGGGCCACCAACGGTGTGGGCCGGAAAG TGAGCCATTCGTATGGCTATGGGCTGTTGGATGCAGGTGCCATGGTGGCCCTGGCTCAGAACTGGACAACAGTGCCCCCCCAGCGGAAGTGCATCATTGACATCTTGGTGGAACCCAA GGACATTGGCAAACGGCTAGAGGTGCGCAAGTCTGTGACGGCATGCCTGGGCGAGCCCAACCACATCACCCGGCTGGAACATGCTCAGGCACGGCTCACCCTGTCTTACAACCGCCGTGGTGACCTGGCCATCCACCTTGTCAGCCCCATGGGCACCCGCTCCACCTTACTGGCTGCCAG ACCCCATGACTACTCCGCTGATGGGTTTAATGACTGGGCTTTCATGACAACTCATTCCTGGGATGAGGACCCCTCTGGCGAATGGGTCCTAGAGATTGAAAACACCAGCGAAGCCAACAACTATG GGACGCTGACCAAGTTTACGCTTGTACTATATGGCACAGCTCCTGAGGGGCTCTCTACACCTCCTGAAAGCAGCGGCTGCAAAACCCTCACCTCCAGCCAGGCCTGCGTGG TGTGCGAGGAAGGCTTCTCATTGCACCAGAAAAGCTGTGTCCAGCACTGCCCACCGGGCTTCACACCCCAAGTCCTCGATACACACTACAGCACTGAGAACGATGTGGAGATCATCCGTGCCAGCGTCTGCACCCCCTGTCACACCTCATGTGCCACATGCCAGGGCCCAGCTCCCACAGACTGCCTCAGCTGCCCCAGCCATGCCTCCCTGGACCCTGTGGAGCAAACCTGCTCCCGGCAAAGCCAGAGCAGCCGAGAGTCTCGGCCTCAGCAGCAGCCTCCTGCACTGCACCCAGAGGTGGAGGTAGAGCCCCGGCTGCAGGCTGGGCTGCTGCCCTCTCATCTGCCTGAGGTGGTGGCCGGCCTCAGCTGCGTTTTCATCGTGCTGGTCTTTGGTACCGTCTTCCTGGTCTTGCAGCTACGCTCTGGCTTCAGCTTCCGGGGAGTGAAGGTGTACACCATGGACCGCGGCCTCGTTTCCTACAAGGGGCTGCCCCCAGAAGCCTGGCAGGAGGAGTGCCCATCTGACTCAGAAGAGGATGAGGGCCGGGGCGAGAGGACCGCCTTTATCAAAGACCAGAGCGCCCTTTGA
- the Fes gene encoding tyrosine-protein kinase Fes/Fps isoform X2, protein MGFSSELCSPQGHGAVQQMQEAELRLLEGMRKWMAQRVKSDREYAGLLHHMSLQDGGGQNWSSGPDSHVSQSWAEITSQTENLSRVLRQHAEDLNSGPLSKLSVLIRERQHLRKTYNEQWQQLQQELTKTHSQDIEKLKSQYRTLVRDSAQARRKYQEASKDKDRDKAKDKYVRSLWKLFAHHNRYVLGVRAAQLHHQHYHQFMLPGLLQSLQDLHEEMAAILKDILQEYLEISSLVQDDVATIHRELAAAAARIQPELEYLGFLRQYGSTPDVPPCVTFDESLLEEGEQLEPGELQLNELTLESVQHTLTSVTDELAAATKEVLSRQEMVSQLQSELRNEEQSTHPRERVQLLGKRQVLQEAMQGLQVALCSQDKLQAQQELLQNKMEQLGTGEPPAVPLLQDDRHSTSSAEQEREGGRTPTLEILKSHFSGIFRPKFSIPPPLQLVPEVQKPLHEQLWYHGALPRAEVVELLTHSGDFLVRESQGKQEYVLSVLWDGQPRHFIIQSSDNLYRLEGDGFPSIPLLIDHLLSSQQPLTKKSGVVLYRAVPKDKWVLKHEDLVLGEQIGRGNFGDVFSGRLRADNTPVAVKSCRETLPPDLKAKFLQEARILKQYSHPNIVRLIGVCTQKQPIYIVMELVQEGPRLRVKTLLQMVGDAAAGMEYLESKCCIHRDLAARNCLVTEKNVLKISDFGMSREEADGIYAASGGLRQVPVKWTAPEALNYGRYSSESDVWSFGILLWETFSLGASPYPNLTNQQTREFVEKGGRLPCPELCPDAVFRLMEQCWAYEPGQRPSFSSIVQELQSIRKRHR, encoded by the exons ATGGGCTTCTCTTCGGAGCTGTGCAGCCCCCAGGGCCACGGGGCAGTACAACAGATGCAGGAAGCGGAGCTCCGCTTACTGGAGGGGATGAGGAAGTGGATGGCCCAGAGGGTCAAGAGTGACCGAGAATATGCAGGGCTGCTCCACCACATGTCCCTGCAGGACGGCGGAGGTCAGAACTGGAGCAGTGGCCCTGACAGCCACGTCAGCCAG TCCTGGGCAGAGATCACGAGCCAGACAGAGAACCTGAGCCGGGTGCTGCGGCAGCACGCGGAAGATCTGAACTCGGGGCCCTTGAGCAAGCTGAGTGTGCTGATTCGGGAGCGGCAGCACCTGAGAAAGACGTACAACGAGCAgtggcagcagctgcagcaggagctcacCAAG ACCCACAGTCAGGACATTGAAAAGCTAAAGAGTCAGTACCGGACCCTGGTTCGCGATAGTGCCCAGGCCAGGCGCAAGTACCAGGAAGCCAGCAAAG ACAAGGATCGAGACAAGGCCAAAGACAAGTATGTGCGCAGCCTGTGGAAGCTCTTTGCACACCACAACCGCTACGTGCTGGGTGTGAGGGCCGCACAGCTGCACCACCAGCATTACCACCAGTTCATGCTGCCTGGCTTGCTGCAGTCGCTACAGGACCTGCACGAGGAGATGGCGGCCATCCT GAAGGACATCCTGCAGGAATACCTGGAGATCAGCAGTTTGGTGCAGGACGATGTGGCGACCATTCACCGGGAGTTGGCAGCAGCTGCTGCCCGCATCCAGCCCGAGCTGGAGTACCTAGGCTTCCTCCGGCAGTACGG ATCCACCCCCGACGTGCCACCTTGTGTCACTTTTGATGAGTCGCTTCTTGAAGAGGGTGAACAGCTGGAACCTGGGGAGCTGCAGCTGAACGAGCTGACCTTGGAGAGCGTGCAGCACAC GCTGACCTCTGTGACAGATGAGCTGGCCGCGGCCACCAAAGAGGTGCTGAGCCGGCAGGAGATGGTCAGTCAGCTGCAGAGTGAGCTGAGGAATGAGGAACAGAGCACCCACCCCCGGGAGCG GGTGCAGCTTCTGGGCAAGAGGCAGGTGCTGCAGGAGGCGATGCAGGGGTTACAGGTAGCGCTGTGCAGCCAAGACAAGCTTCAGGCccagcaggagctgctgcagaacAAGATGGAGCAACTAGGCACTGGCGAGCCCCCGGCTGTGCCGCTCCTTCAAGATGACCGCCATTCTACCTCCTCCGCG GAGCAGGAGCGAGAGGGGGGAAGGACACCCACACTGGAGATCCTTAAAAGCCACTTCTCTGGAATCTTCCGCCCCAAGTTCTCT ATCCCTCCGCCGCTGCAGCTTGTTCCCGAGGTGCAGAAGCCCCTCCATGAGCAGCTGTGGTACCATGGGGCCCTCCCCCGGGCGGAGGTGGTTGAGCTGCTCACACACTCTGGGGACTTCCTGGTTCGGGAAAGCCAGGGCAAGCAGGAGTACGTGCTGTCCGTGCTGTGGGACGGCCAACCCCGGCACTTCATCATCCAGTCCTCCGAT AACCTGTACCGGCTGGAAGGGGACGGCTTTCCCAGCATCCCTTTGCTCATCGACCACCTGCTGTCCTCCCAGCAGCCCCTGACCAAGAAGAGCGGTGTTGTCCTGTACAGGGCGGTGCCCAAG GACAAGTGGGTGctgaagcatgaggacctggtgTTGGGCGAGCAGATTGGAAGG GGGAACTTTGGAGATGTGTTTAGTGGCCGCCTCCGCGCAGACAACACCCCGGTGGCTGTGAAGTCCTGTCGAGAAACACTCCCACCCGACCTCAAGGCCAAGTTTCTTCAAGAAGCGAG GATCCTGAAACAGTACAGCCACCCCAACATTGTGCGTCTCATTGGGGTCTGCACCCAGAAACAGCCCATCTACATTGTCATGGAGCTGGTGCAAG AGGGGCCCCGCCTGCGGGTGAAGACGCTGCTGCAGATGGTCGGAGACGCAGCGGCAGGCATGGAGTACTTGGAGAGCAAGTGCTGCATCCACCG GGATCTGGCTGCTCGGAACTGCCTGGTGACCGAGAAGAATGTACTGAAGATCAGTGACTTCGGGATGTCCCGAGAAGAAGCCGATGGGATCTATGCAGCCTCAGGGGGGCTCAGACAAGTCCCTGTTAAGTGGACTGCGCCCGAGGCCCTTAACTATG GCCGCTACTCCTCAGAGAGCGATGTATGGAGCTTCGGCATTTTGCTGTGGGAGACCTTCAGCCTGGGGGCCTCACCCTATCCCAACCTCACCAATCAGCAGACGCGGGAGTTTGTGGAAAAGG GGGGTCGTCTGCCTTGCCCGGAGCTGTGCCCTGATGCAGTCTTCAGACTCATGGAACAGTGCTGGGCCTATGAGCCTGGGCAGAGGCCTAGCTTCAGCAGCATAGTCCAGGAGCTGCAGAGCATCCGCAAGCGGCATCGGTGA
- the Fes gene encoding tyrosine-protein kinase Fes/Fps isoform X1 has product MGFSSELCSPQGHGAVQQMQEAELRLLEGMRKWMAQRVKSDREYAGLLHHMSLQDGGGQNWSSGPDSHVSQSWAEITSQTENLSRVLRQHAEDLNSGPLSKLSVLIRERQHLRKTYNEQWQQLQQELTKTHSQDIEKLKSQYRTLVRDSAQARRKYQEASKDKDRDKAKDKYVRSLWKLFAHHNRYVLGVRAAQLHHQHYHQFMLPGLLQSLQDLHEEMAAILKDILQEYLEISSLVQDDVATIHRELAAAAARIQPELEYLGFLRQYGSTPDVPPCVTFDESLLEEGEQLEPGELQLNELTLESVQHTLTSVTDELAAATKEVLSRQEMVSQLQSELRNEEQSTHPRERVQLLGKRQVLQEAMQGLQVALCSQDKLQAQQELLQNKMEQLGTGEPPAVPLLQDDRHSTSSAEQEREGGRTPTLEILKSHFSGIFRPKFSIPPPLQLVPEVQKPLHEQLWYHGALPRAEVVELLTHSGDFLVRESQGKQEYVLSVLWDGQPRHFIIQSSDNLYRLEGDGFPSIPLLIDHLLSSQQPLTKKSGVVLYRAVPKDKWVLKHEDLVLGEQIGRGNFGDVFSGRLRADNTPVAVKSCRETLPPDLKAKFLQEARILKQYSHPNIVRLIGVCTQKQPIYIVMELVQGGDFLTFLRTEGPRLRVKTLLQMVGDAAAGMEYLESKCCIHRDLAARNCLVTEKNVLKISDFGMSREEADGIYAASGGLRQVPVKWTAPEALNYGRYSSESDVWSFGILLWETFSLGASPYPNLTNQQTREFVEKGGRLPCPELCPDAVFRLMEQCWAYEPGQRPSFSSIVQELQSIRKRHR; this is encoded by the exons ATGGGCTTCTCTTCGGAGCTGTGCAGCCCCCAGGGCCACGGGGCAGTACAACAGATGCAGGAAGCGGAGCTCCGCTTACTGGAGGGGATGAGGAAGTGGATGGCCCAGAGGGTCAAGAGTGACCGAGAATATGCAGGGCTGCTCCACCACATGTCCCTGCAGGACGGCGGAGGTCAGAACTGGAGCAGTGGCCCTGACAGCCACGTCAGCCAG TCCTGGGCAGAGATCACGAGCCAGACAGAGAACCTGAGCCGGGTGCTGCGGCAGCACGCGGAAGATCTGAACTCGGGGCCCTTGAGCAAGCTGAGTGTGCTGATTCGGGAGCGGCAGCACCTGAGAAAGACGTACAACGAGCAgtggcagcagctgcagcaggagctcacCAAG ACCCACAGTCAGGACATTGAAAAGCTAAAGAGTCAGTACCGGACCCTGGTTCGCGATAGTGCCCAGGCCAGGCGCAAGTACCAGGAAGCCAGCAAAG ACAAGGATCGAGACAAGGCCAAAGACAAGTATGTGCGCAGCCTGTGGAAGCTCTTTGCACACCACAACCGCTACGTGCTGGGTGTGAGGGCCGCACAGCTGCACCACCAGCATTACCACCAGTTCATGCTGCCTGGCTTGCTGCAGTCGCTACAGGACCTGCACGAGGAGATGGCGGCCATCCT GAAGGACATCCTGCAGGAATACCTGGAGATCAGCAGTTTGGTGCAGGACGATGTGGCGACCATTCACCGGGAGTTGGCAGCAGCTGCTGCCCGCATCCAGCCCGAGCTGGAGTACCTAGGCTTCCTCCGGCAGTACGG ATCCACCCCCGACGTGCCACCTTGTGTCACTTTTGATGAGTCGCTTCTTGAAGAGGGTGAACAGCTGGAACCTGGGGAGCTGCAGCTGAACGAGCTGACCTTGGAGAGCGTGCAGCACAC GCTGACCTCTGTGACAGATGAGCTGGCCGCGGCCACCAAAGAGGTGCTGAGCCGGCAGGAGATGGTCAGTCAGCTGCAGAGTGAGCTGAGGAATGAGGAACAGAGCACCCACCCCCGGGAGCG GGTGCAGCTTCTGGGCAAGAGGCAGGTGCTGCAGGAGGCGATGCAGGGGTTACAGGTAGCGCTGTGCAGCCAAGACAAGCTTCAGGCccagcaggagctgctgcagaacAAGATGGAGCAACTAGGCACTGGCGAGCCCCCGGCTGTGCCGCTCCTTCAAGATGACCGCCATTCTACCTCCTCCGCG GAGCAGGAGCGAGAGGGGGGAAGGACACCCACACTGGAGATCCTTAAAAGCCACTTCTCTGGAATCTTCCGCCCCAAGTTCTCT ATCCCTCCGCCGCTGCAGCTTGTTCCCGAGGTGCAGAAGCCCCTCCATGAGCAGCTGTGGTACCATGGGGCCCTCCCCCGGGCGGAGGTGGTTGAGCTGCTCACACACTCTGGGGACTTCCTGGTTCGGGAAAGCCAGGGCAAGCAGGAGTACGTGCTGTCCGTGCTGTGGGACGGCCAACCCCGGCACTTCATCATCCAGTCCTCCGAT AACCTGTACCGGCTGGAAGGGGACGGCTTTCCCAGCATCCCTTTGCTCATCGACCACCTGCTGTCCTCCCAGCAGCCCCTGACCAAGAAGAGCGGTGTTGTCCTGTACAGGGCGGTGCCCAAG GACAAGTGGGTGctgaagcatgaggacctggtgTTGGGCGAGCAGATTGGAAGG GGGAACTTTGGAGATGTGTTTAGTGGCCGCCTCCGCGCAGACAACACCCCGGTGGCTGTGAAGTCCTGTCGAGAAACACTCCCACCCGACCTCAAGGCCAAGTTTCTTCAAGAAGCGAG GATCCTGAAACAGTACAGCCACCCCAACATTGTGCGTCTCATTGGGGTCTGCACCCAGAAACAGCCCATCTACATTGTCATGGAGCTGGTGCAAG GGGGCGACTTTCTGACCTTCCTGCGGACAGAGGGGCCCCGCCTGCGGGTGAAGACGCTGCTGCAGATGGTCGGAGACGCAGCGGCAGGCATGGAGTACTTGGAGAGCAAGTGCTGCATCCACCG GGATCTGGCTGCTCGGAACTGCCTGGTGACCGAGAAGAATGTACTGAAGATCAGTGACTTCGGGATGTCCCGAGAAGAAGCCGATGGGATCTATGCAGCCTCAGGGGGGCTCAGACAAGTCCCTGTTAAGTGGACTGCGCCCGAGGCCCTTAACTATG GCCGCTACTCCTCAGAGAGCGATGTATGGAGCTTCGGCATTTTGCTGTGGGAGACCTTCAGCCTGGGGGCCTCACCCTATCCCAACCTCACCAATCAGCAGACGCGGGAGTTTGTGGAAAAGG GGGGTCGTCTGCCTTGCCCGGAGCTGTGCCCTGATGCAGTCTTCAGACTCATGGAACAGTGCTGGGCCTATGAGCCTGGGCAGAGGCCTAGCTTCAGCAGCATAGTCCAGGAGCTGCAGAGCATCCGCAAGCGGCATCGGTGA